One genomic window of Myxocyprinus asiaticus isolate MX2 ecotype Aquarium Trade chromosome 5, UBuf_Myxa_2, whole genome shotgun sequence includes the following:
- the LOC127440397 gene encoding general transcription factor II-I repeat domain-containing protein 2-like, whose protein sequence is MREDPLMRDFVMRLEENFKERFESFNLSSELLLFLRQPFSVPAGGQWTAEAKRLVSSLDEASLQLEILEMSKSDLLREQHKQASVSNFWTKVVSQAKFKNSRITAMFLLSMFPSTYICESSFSIMDIIKNQDRNRLSSVHLDQCLRIATTEYIAPTSEVLLQPVAVTSLIEWEIEEKRSSLEMSRSS, encoded by the exons ATGCGAGAGGACCCACTAATGCGTGACTTCGTGATGAGACTGGAAGAGAATTTCAAGGAGCGATTTGAGAGCTTTAACCTGTCAAGTGAACTACTTCTCTTCCTAAGACAGCCATTTTCAGTCCCAGCAGGTGGGCAATGGACTGCTGAGGCCAAACGGCTGGTTTCATCCTTAGATGAAGCATCTTTGCAGTTGGAGATTTTGGAAATGTCAAAGTCTGATTTGCTCAGAGAGCAACACAAGCAGGCTAGTGTTAGCAACTTTTGGACAAAAGTGGTTTCTCAAGCTAAATTCAAGAACAGCAGAATCACTGCAATGTTCCTACTTTCAATGTTCCCCTCCACTTACATCTGTGAGTCATCGTTTTCTATAATGGACATCATCAAGAACCAGGATAGAAATAGACTGTCCAGTGTGCATCTTGATCAGTGTCTCAGGATTGCTACAACAGAATATATAGCCCCAACATCAGAGGTATTGCTTCAGCCTGTCGCTGTCACTTCTCTCATTGAATG GGAAATTGAAGAGAAGAGATCCAGTCTGGAGATGAGCAGGAGCAGTTGA